From Mytilus galloprovincialis chromosome 9, xbMytGall1.hap1.1, whole genome shotgun sequence, the proteins below share one genomic window:
- the LOC143045370 gene encoding uncharacterized protein LOC143045370, with protein MWKELCVVLVISVSIVSSLKVQCRHDTECGSDECCFYHEGPMIVSKRRSILPVSGMIQGGWCEKYKSEGQSCSGIAKTNGHCECGPGLTCTVVSTHTSFHKRDELPATCLRSQTLDQKQL; from the exons ATGTGGAAGGAACTATGTGTGGTATTAGTTATTTCTGTTTCAATCGTTTCTTCACTAAAG GTTCAATGTAGACATGATACGGAATGTGGTTCAGACGAGTGTTGCTTTTATCATGAAGGTCCAATGATTGTAAGCAAGAGACGATCTATTTTACCTGTCTCTGGTATGATTCAAG GTGGGTGGTGTGAAAAGTACAAAAGTGAAGGTCAATCTTGCAGCGGCATTGCTAAGACGAATGGTCATTGTGAGTGTGGACCTGGCCTGACTTGTACTGTTGTCAGCACACATACATCATTTCATAAACGAGACGAATTGCCTGCAACATGCTTGCGAAGTCAAACATTAGATCAAAAGCAGTTATAG